From a region of the Falco peregrinus isolate bFalPer1 chromosome 5, bFalPer1.pri, whole genome shotgun sequence genome:
- the TAC1 gene encoding protachykinin-1: protein MRLPLAFAVLLLASAQALAEEMGNTDDLSYWSDWSDGDQVKEELPLPLEHFLQRMARRPRPQQFFGLMGKREAGYGQISHKRHKTDSFVGLMGKRSLNSGSSERSIAQNYERRRK from the exons ATGAGACTCCCGCTGGCTTTCGCCGTGCTCCTCCTGGCCTCGGCGCAGGCGCTGGCTGAGGAGATGGGCAACACCGACGACCTCAGCTACTGGTCCGACTGGTCGGACGGCGACCAGGTGAAG GAGGAGCTGCCGCTGCCCCTGGAGCATTTCCTGCAGAGGATGGCGCGGAGACCCCGGCCCCAGCAGTTCTTCGGCCTCATGGGCAAGCGGGAAGCCG GATACGGCCAGATCTCTCACAAAA ggCATAAAACAGACTCCTTTGTTGGACTTATGGGCAAAAGATCTTTAAATTCTG GATCCTCTGAAAGGAGCATAGCACAGAATTATGAACGGAGGCGTAAATGA